The stretch of DNA GTAtctgaggggagagagggaggtagaaagaggaggaaagaaaaaaagagaatcaTTTGTTTTTAGTCTTATTCCAGAGCTTAGAGgggaaattaatcaaattgcttgtttttcaCCTAAAGGGAAAACAGATGGCCAGATATCGGTCCAGGGCCATTGTCAGTAAAATTAGTGAGTTCAAGGAGCCAAAATAGTGGAGCATGTGCTTTTGGAAGAGGCATGTATGAAAGCCAAGACTCCCATCATTCCACCAGTAGCGAGCGATTAGTTTGGGTAAAGCCACTGTGGTAAAGCCTGTaggaaaaaagacagacagtggaaaaaaaaaaaaaaaaagacaagacaaaacaGGTCATGACAGCTGCTGTTCTATATGAATAACTATATGTAGAAGACTCATGCAATTTCAGGATCACATTCATTTCAAATCTATGATTTATTGTCACACTTAAtgcattaattaaaaataaagggCAGACATACATACTTTTGAGTATACACTCTTTTTGTGTATTGTCTCTACTATACTCAATGTCAACAACAATAATGTGtaccatgaatgtctgtttaCCTGTAAACAACCATTCATGGTACAAAATAGCCATAGTTGTAAAAAACTACCTTAAAACTAGCTACTGAAATACTGGCCCGCTGTAGGGTGTCCGGTAAGAACTGGAATTAGATGTCTGACttgagatccaggaagatttATTTATCGTTTGAACATGAAGTTAAGTTGGATGTGGTTGTTCTGGGCTACACACATCACTCAACAAGTCCgaaaactgaaagaaaagataaagaaaaagtCCGTTTCACAGCCGTTGCGGTCTGTGCCCTTCTCCTGCCTGAGTGCGAGTGTGAGAGATCAAAGCGATGACTCTCGTCACTGATTGGTCGATCATctcaggagagagagcaagtgTTACTATGGCCTTTTTACAATAGTAGTAATACTTTTTATGAAAGCAGTAGCAAATACACTAGGCCCTGAAAGCAGATGATGTCTGGCTGGCCACATAAACGATAAAATAGGGAGTTGAAACAgttgaaacactttttaattaaacgtAATTTACAAAGCGATCGTATCGCACTGAAACAGCTGTTTCAATCGTCCCGACATAGATGTAATTGTTGCAATAGACATTATGCCATTATAGCTTGTTTTGCTTTCCATGTAAACAAGCATGCAATATGAAAGTCTGGGATTGTGGAGAACACTAAATGGTCTACTGAATAAGCATGTAATCGAACCTTTAAATGAAaggcggggacgaggcagccggcagctgccttcaacctcctacctaacagtcggctctatcgcctagtttttattatactaataaagtgtttttaaaaaaaaccaaagatacatttttacgtgtaagtaagtattagcctcacgctaatttatcaagactaggcctaccggctaaactaacgctagcttcatggcaacctctacacctggcgagtccccactccccctcaggatttcctcgttgttcaataatacaaacaaagaaattgctgacctcaaggaagatgttcgtcggctttccgaggacttaaaaaccaaagatgctttgttaaccgcctgcttggacgtggctcataatcagtcgctccggatctcatctctctcggcggccttccaggataccgcgccatgggacccagctgcctgcccacgcccatcgtcctgctcgacaccggttatcaagccaccctggactgaggtggtttgcggccgaaagagagcctcgggtagggctccatcgcctcctgccctcagcctctgcaaccgcttcaatgccttGTCGGAGTCTGAGCTGGTGGCGGCCAATgcggctcgccccgcttcaaagcagactgaccagccgtcgtcacggaagacgattgctaccgcgcggcgaaagcttagggatgcggtagtcagacggtccggtggcctacactgcctggatcggccaaatgacaacgttcctcaaaaacaatccccacaaccgaacggtaagcaatcttcctcttcttttccctgcccatctgaaaccgacactgactgttttgctcctgtcaccggctatccacacccccccactcctcgtccgctcttccccctaaccacagtaattattggggactccatcactagagacctacggtttcataatgctgtcacacactgttttcccggagccaaagttgcagacatcctggctaaagttatggacctgataccctcatttccgatctctatcaaacgcatcgtggtccattgtggacataacgacatgtccactcggattcaggagtgtgagcgcacaaggcgagactttaccactctcattgaggctttaaaaagcactgggaagtcggtttttatttcgggcccacttccatctctaggtcgcggatcatgcctctttagtagactactctcccttaacacctggctccagctcacatgcagcattcacaagataggttttattgacaacttcaatctgttttgggaacgtgactccctgttcagcagggatgggattcatcccaatacacgcggaagccagatgctacgtggaaatttgcatcACGCCCTGcatactgtttacatcccgtaaacactcccacaagcacactgaccagacacactctcccaaagtcaataatcagagatacagcgctacacgcccctctgtgctcccttcagagcaatcacccattcataatcccataaccaccgtgtctgtcccccgactgagaccgtttaaacaaaacactaacaaaagaggtgctatactaaacaacctaattggaattaaaacaaccactgcaacgatagaacagaataggaaaatcaaatgtggactattaaatattagatctctgtcatcgaaagcattattggtaaacgaattgatatcagataaccacattgatttattctgcctcaccgaaacctggctgggccatgacgaatatgttagtttaaacgaagccacttatcccagtcataataatactcaaattccacgaggctcaggccgaggagggggagttgcagccatatttgactcaagcctgttaattaatcctaaacctaaactaaattataactcgtttgaaagccttgttcttaatcttcaacacccaacatggaaaacagtacagccaattatattcgttgttgtttaccgagcaccaggtccatattctgagtttttatcatgtgtagtccttcaatcagacaaagtacttattgtaggtgattttaatatccatgtggacgttgacagcaatagccttagtactgctttcaattcactgctagattcaattggtttcagtcagagggtgcataaggccatgcactgttttaaccacaccctcgaccttgtgctagaatatggcatcaaaattgacgatttaatagtatttccgcagaatcctttattatcagaccattttttaataactttcgaattcctactaccagactatacgaaatgaaataaaagtttctacactagatgcttatctgacagtgctatagctaaatctaaggaagatattccaacagcacttaactcaatgtcatgccttaatataacagaggaccgttatgttaactttagtccctcccaacttgataactttgtagacgctgctacggcctgcctacggactactttagacttggttgctcctatcaaaaagaagatgatgaaggaaaggaaactagcaccttggtataactcccaaactcgcaaattaaaacaaatctcacgaaaacttgaaagtaaatggcgttccaccaaactggaagaatctcgtgtggattgacaagatagtctaaaaaattataggcgggccctcagaaatgccagatcagactactactcaatactaatagaagaaaataagaacaacccaaggtttcttttcagcactgtagccaggctgacaaagagtcacagctctgttgagccatctattcctatagctctgagcagtgatgacttcatgaccttttttcatgataaaattataacaattagagaaaaaattcatcaccttctgcccacagcttctaacgactcaccattgggcgcaggagggctagagagagcgataagacctgatacttatttagacggcttttatcctttagacctccaacaattaatgttaaaggtctcttcagctaagccaactacctgtctcttagaccccattccaacgaggctacttaaagaagcactacccgtggtcaataccacattactagatacgatcaatatgtccttattaacgggtcacgtaccgcagtcttttaaagtagttgtgataaaacctattctgaaaaaacccaccctcgatcctgaggtcttagcaaactatagacctatatctaacctcccgtttctctccaaaatccttgagaaggtagtcgctaatcaattgtgtgactttctgcatagaaatagtctatttgaagactttcagtcaggatttagaaagcatcatagcacagagacggcactggtgaaaattactaacgaccttctaactgctgctgacaaaggacttgtctccgtacttgtcttattagatcttagtgctgcattcgacactattgaccataccatcctcttacagagactggaacatttagttggcattaaaggaatcgcactaagctggtttaagtcctatttttctgagcgatcccaatttgttaatattaacgataaaccatccaaatacgctaaagttagccatggcgttcctcaaggctcagtgcttggaccaattctattctctttatatatgcttcctctaggcaatattattaggaaacactcaattaactttcactgttacgcagacgacacccaattatatctgtcaattaagccagatgaaagcggtcagttagctaaacttcaagcgtgcattaaagatataaaatcctggatgacccacaattttctgatgttaaactcaaacaaaacggaagttattgtgctgggagcCAAGCACCActgaacttcattatctaaagatatagctaccctagatggtattgccctggcctccagcactactgtcagaaatctaggaatcatttttgaccagggtctatcctttaacgcccacttaaaacaaacctcaagaacagcctttttccaccttcgtaacattgccaaaatcaggaacatcctctcgcaaaacgatgctgaaaaactagtccatgcattcgttacttcccggctggactactgtaattccttattatcaggctgctcaaataattccctcaagaccctccagctgatccagaatgctgcagcacgtgttctgacaagaactaacaaaagagatcacatttctcctgtattagcttctctgcattggcttcctgtaaaatccaggattgaatttaaaatccttctcctgacctacaaagcactaaatggtcaagcaccatcatacataccttattgtcccactagagcactgcgctcccagaactcagagctacttgtggttcctagagtctctaaaagtagaatgggagccagagccttcagctaccaggctcctctcctgtggaaccagctcccaacttgggttcggggggctgacaccgtcgccacatttaagaataaactgaaaaccatcatctttgataaagcttatagttagggagtgagcagttgcagcatagtagagtagagtagagggaggcaggaagtacaagcccgttccggcaggggagagtacgagcccggtccagggcccctctctttagcctgcctctcttagttatgctattataactctagactgctgtgggaagctccttccaaggacacaatgagccgctccctcttctctcttttcacttgtctccttttgtgtgcatcttagtcccagaaatgcctgttactaacctagctctggggagttttctccccggagtccctatgcttcttcttcacccagaacatcgccttggaattgggtggcacctacaccggggtcctgggtgcagctgacgctatggacttactacaccctgctacgctctgcgattccccgcagtgtccgattgcgtcctgccgcgtccaaccgcgtccacccaggctgctgtgccacactacaccccgtaacgccctgctgtaccctactatgacatgaactactacaactaccattgtgatcactgtttcactatatttattatgactattattgccaccattcaccactcccccaactggtgccgtcagacaccacctaccaagagtctgggtctgtccgaggtttcttcctaacaaaaaagggagtttttccttgccactgtcgcaatagctactgctaatgcttgctcttgaggcaaccactgtaatagttggggcttcgtaaactacagagtttggtctagacctactctatctgtaaagtgtctcgagataactcttgttatgatttgatactataaataaaattgaattgaattgaaaaacaCTCAATAATCGAAAAAATGTAACCGCTAATGAAGTTTACTTTCGACCATCAAAACTTGTTTATCGTCTGTAACTCCGTGTTAAAATTAAATGACAGGAATATATTTGGCTGATAGAGGGAGGTTAACATGCTCTATGTTTTGACCTAAGGAAGTCTGTCATCATTGCACTCAGAGAAAACTGGAATGTTTAATTCGTCCTGCGTTTCAATCGTCCCGGCTCTCCCTACCAGaggtgtataaagtactagagacccatacttgagtaaaagtacaagtgctctatcaaaaaagtgacttgagtagaagtagaagtgctctttaagcacaaCACTTAATAGAAGTACTAaggtattcaacattttttgtacttaagtattgcaagtagtttattttaaaatgtactactcaagtactgaaagtaaaagtacaagtattgtgttatttagttattgaaagcagtcaaaagtttgaataccatattgtttatattatgtcaaatgttAAGCCTAAGGCTGTAGCCAAaggaattaacaaatattaaatatattatattaaaaataacaaatattaacaaatactgaaataaaatgtacaattatcactgtgcaagtaaaatgaTCCTCTCCAGCACAGTGACGATTTAAGCCCCCAAAAAACGTATCACACACTAGCTAGTAACGTGTGATGAACaggaaagttagcaagctagcaaagTACAGATATAACAACTTCACATCACAGGGTCAAACGGTTAACATTCAGGACTCACTGCAGACTCAAACAACTCAGGAACAGCTTCATCTGCTGCAACAATAGCTCaatagaaagagtacaaacttacatcgtctctgacttctgaacgggcaaccgtaatgaaaagaaacacgaCGCGATCTCGGGGATTTCTTACGTGAATTAGTAATTAGCGTACGTAACTAAcgtacacacactgtaacctacacagtctccgtagcgtgaggaattcacaacagtaacgagtaacgatgcagcCCTAtggatgcagcacataaaaaaatctatcgggagtaaaagtatttcattaatcgaaaatatgtactcaagtaaaagtggaagtaggagaacAAAATAATACTCCaatagagtacagatacagccttttagtagtTAAGTAGAGTAGCGAAGTAGTTAtacttcgttactatacagCTCTGCTCCCTACTTACCAATGTCTGAGAGGGCCAGGCTGACCATGATGATGTACATGGGCTTCTGGAGACTGTGCTCCAAAGAAAACAACACCACCAGCAGAAGGTTGCCCACCACTGTGGTCACataaaggaagaagaaaaaccaCGCCACTAGGTCAAAATACTGCGGTTGGAGACTTGGGAAGCCCACTATAACAAACTCTGACACTCGCGTGTAGTTCTCATCCACTTGA from Sander lucioperca isolate FBNREF2018 chromosome 13, SLUC_FBN_1.2, whole genome shotgun sequence encodes:
- the or104-1 gene encoding odorant receptor 104-1 isoform X2; the protein is MFQVDENYTRVSEFVIVGFPSLQPQYFDLVAWFFFFLYVTTVVGNLLLVVLFSLEHSLQKPMYIIMVSLALSDIGFTTVALPKLIARYWWNDGSLGFHTCLFQKHMLHYFGSLNSLILLTMALDRYLAICFPFRYPMWMTNQTMTGLTLFCWAVAHIFTVISTINFTMMPFCGPNKIIQVFCDTLSLTALVCGNPSQQFNAAYASAMFILYVPLAFIIFSYICIIISVLHMASGQNEDILYLCHPGLYHLYLLPTTFLRLLYTFLS